A region of Dermochelys coriacea isolate rDerCor1 chromosome 1, rDerCor1.pri.v4, whole genome shotgun sequence DNA encodes the following proteins:
- the SMCO4 gene encoding single-pass membrane and coiled-coil domain-containing protein 4 isoform X2, with protein sequence MPERTMSLESSLQGAALSCGRSLLAVSLSLPSSASGSHAREEAGQDRGGQAGGRGSGSSLRSAEGAPRSAGAEPGGASLRRSPRRGRFAAGAATSSGLSRDSGAAAGAPRARGAGTREAAAGARRWEVGGGRARTPGGKDNSNARASAVKIRRHLFG encoded by the coding sequence ATGCCGGAACGGACCATGTCCCTGGAGAGCAGCCTCCAGGGTGCCGCTTTGTCCTGCGGACGGAGCCTGTTGGCGGTTTCCCTGAGTCTGCCAAGCTCGGCTTCGGGCTCCCACGCTCGGGAGGAGGCCGGGCAGGATCGGGGAGGGCAGGCTGGAGGCCGGGGCAGCGGGTCCAGCCTGCGTTCAGCAGAGGGCGCCCCGCGTTCCGCTGGAGCGGAGCCGGGAGGAGCCTCCCTGCGCCGCTCGCCTCGGCGCGGCCGGTTCGCAGCTGGTGCTGCCACGTCCTCTGGGCTGAGCCGGGACTCGGGCGCGGCGGCCGGAGCCCCACGTGCGCGGGGAGCCGGGACCCGGgaagctgctgctggtgcccggCGCTGGGAAGTTGGAGGCGGCAGAGCCCGGACCCCTGGCGGCAAAGACAACTCCAA